The genomic segment ACGAGGACAGCATCCAATCCGAATGAATTCAGTTCATAAGTTCTTAAAGGCTTTTGCAGATATGAAGAGGGGGAGGGGGACCTCATTGTCACAGGTATGGGTAGTTGAGCTCTGTTAAAAAGCAGTAATATATGGAGTCAAAGATCTCATACTAAGCACTGCTCATATTTATAACCTTACCTCTTTCATACACAAGTGGCCAACCCCATTTTGGTAGTAATGACCCAGGagacattattttgaatctAACCAATCAGCTTGCCAGCTATCTGCAACATTTCTTAATACCATTGTTACTATTATTCAGCCGATTGAATGACTTTCAATGGCTCGAACAAATACCTTTTTCATCATGTCCTGCTGGTTGATATCTACGGTGTTTTCCTCTGTGCTTTCTGTACCACAAATGATAACCCCAGTCAACAACAGACGCAGCTTGAGCAGCAAATGCATCTGCTTTCATAGTTCATTGGCAGCAGATCAAGTCGTCAATAAATTCCAATGTTGGAGGCTTCAACTCCATTAGATTCCTCACAAATAATTCAACCATACACAATACTTGAGCATAACATGGATGGACTTTTAATACTTCTGGTCATATGATGTCAATTAAATTCCCTAAAACTTGCagaatcattttaaaaatcaacCACAGCTGTCTGCACATCCTCAAATTATCAGTGACACAGTGAGAATCACGTCACAAGCACCATGCATCACAATGTTATTAATCAAACTAGACCCAGGGTTTTGTTCCACATAGTCAATTCACCTTCATTATCAATGAGGTGGATTTGCATTTTCAGCATGATGTAAGGATCAACAGTCGTCTGGCTTGGCAATGGGTTATTACAGCATCACGGTaaccaaaatcttttaaagCCCATAAGGCTACCTAAATAGTAAATGACagcaaaaattattatatgtcAACAAAGTAAAGCAAAACTCTGTAGTATATTCCAACCTTCAACCCCCAGGATTTAATTTGTACGTTGGATTGATCGAGCATTTTCTTTAAGAGACCAGGAGTTCGTTACATGAATGAAGAGTTATAGGCTTTAGAATAAGAAAGAGTATTAACTATATACCCAAATTGAAATTACCAAATACAAAATTCTGTATTGTTGGACACCAGATAATATAGTACCCAGGCACTAGCTCAAGGAAGTGATACCATGGACGTAAAACATATATTGAAAGGACAGAAGTTATAAATCAGTAATATCTCATTGACCCATCAGATGCTATACATACAAAAGGCTGGGCCCACAACCAGCATAGCCACTGTATTTAGGACAACATTTACATAACCAAGACACGCACCTCAAGAGAACAAGGATTTGGTATTACATTGCAAAAATATTAGTAGCAGCAAGAGTTACCTTTTTACAAGTTTTTGGATCATGTCCCTGGCCTCAGCCAGCTGATTAACATAACAAACTTCTGTGGCCCATAAATTTTGCATGGGAGGCATTGGCATTTCCATTTCAACAAGGTGTTCTTTTAACAAGCTGACTGCATTAGAATCCATCACTCCAGCAACAACAGTCTGCCAAAGAGAAATACCTCATTCAACCAAGcatttcaacatgtaataGAGAATCAAAGAACAAAATGTTATAACACTAACTGATGAGAATGTCTAGCCAGCACATTTCAGCTTAGagaacaaataaaagaagGAACAACCAGAACTAAGTAATTAAGTCAATCTATTATGCTCCACCAATAAACTCACCCAGAATGTATTGATGCATGCATTGAAAATAACTGATATCAGGAAGTCGAGGTCCTCGGTTGAGCCAGTAAGCACCCTTCCTGAACTAACAGAAACAGAAAAATCTTGATCAAAAGAATCACAGATTGACCTAGTGTTTTTGACAGTAATCCTGTCATGCTTCTCTAAAATTCTTTCAAGACGATACATGGTGGAGGTCCGAGAGATGTTCTGCATCCCAACCCACTTCCCTATGCAGCCACTGGCTTCAAAGGCAGATGGTGGGAGTTCATGCAGCCTCAGCAGAGTTGCTGCTCTTTCAGCATTGGCCCAGCAACAGCAAGAGGATGACCCATCATCTAAACGTGCAAGCAGGAAGAATATTAGTAAACTTTAACTTATTGAGGAGGGCcaacataaaatcaaagaaattaagGCCAGCAATGCAAATTGATGGATTATCATAAAATTAAGGGGGAAAAAAACCAATAACAATTATCTTGTTGAACTACTATCCATTACAGTCAGCTGCTCATATAGAATATAACATACTCTTTTCGCATTATTGGGCAGTTAAGGAGAAGAGGGAGGGgagaggggggggggggggtagCTCAGGAGAACAGTCATCCAATAAGAACCacttttgaataataaaaacatacttttgGCACACAACTAGAATAACTCATGTACTGCATATCTATTCTTGTTTACATTGTTCATAAAGAAGACAACCCTACAATGAGATTTAATAGAAGCTACTAAACTTGAAATGCACACAGGAAACGCCACAAGCAATATAACTGTAAACTCTTGGAGAAAAAGCAAGAGTGAACACATTGGACATGCTTCTCCTACCACCAAAATCAGTCCTTTCGAGTTTCTAACCATAAGGCTTAAgctaggaaagtttgaagTAGCAACACTAGGTAcaacaaaatataatatgaaCAAAATAGCTGCTCCAATTTTGTGCAAGCTATACACCTTGGTGACATCTAAACAAGACAAATCAGGCATATTCAGTCAACAATCTCGTACACAGTGAGCAACTCACCCAATACAAAGCAAGCGAGAGGAATGTCTACACTAAGAGGCCTGGAGTGCATGTTCGATTTCAAGTCATTACAtttcctcttcctcttctctAGAACCAGGACATGAACAGCAACAACCTGTAACaataatgaaaagataaaTCATAATTACATCAAATGGGCATCAGTTACCATATTCAGAAACAATGGCAAACAGTAAGTGAAACAACTAGGACACATATAAAACTACTTTAAAATGAAAGTCGAAACATACTCTGCAGCGAAATTGATTTAGATTGCCACTTGAGCATTGGATCAATTCAGAAATTAAACCAGAAGAAGCCACCAATTTTGTGGAGGGAGCTTTGTGCATAAATGAAGATGACCATAAATTGAAACACTTTTTTCTGTATGCTTCATTGATAGTCCTGATTGAGTTTATCACAATAACTGATACAGGTGTTAACATCAATGTATTTTGGCCCCTGAAAACCCAAGAGATACCAATTAAATCGGTACACAGTACAAAGTGCAAGTAAAGTTAAAGGAAACAACTTAGATGAAGCAAATATATCAGATAAGGAAAGATTTTGGTgtatgaataataataatctaaaTAAGTACAACCACATAGACAGTGCATATTAGAGGTGAACTTTTGCAATCAGTATCAAGTGAAAGGTGGCATTAATCTGGTTTCACAAACAACAGAACATGAAACAGCTTAATTCAAGACTGATAAATTGCCTAATGCCACATTGATGCATGCACAAAATATCATCCAATAATGTTTGGAGGTTAAACTAGTATCATTCTCAGATGCCACAATCAATTCTGCTAGCaatattttgaaacaaaattcaTCTAAACTGAATGAATGCCAAAATAACCCTTTTCTTTAATCATCCTACAAGTACTCTATTTTCCAGCATCCACGTGTGCATCTCCCTTAAATGATTACTTCTCCCTCTAGCCTTTACCATAAGTGGTATATAAAACTTCTCATGATCAGAGAGCATGTATGCATATAAATCACCTAGAAGGTAAAGTAGACTTTACTGTGACTCAGCAACATATACAGTTAAAGAGACTGGTAATTTACATTCACAATTCCATATTTATCCCCATGcagattatttttattaattaaaattataaagatggTAGTAAATTGAAGGGTTAATGATTATTGGAAAATCCAAGGAGTATGTTGTTTGATTGTCAAAGATGAACAAACAAATTGAGGcatcaagaaaaagggaaaaaaggaCCAAAGAAACAGGACAGAAGGCGTACCAAATGAACTTCACTCTATGAATTTGTTAAACCTAATAGGAACATGTGAGACATCACAGAGAAAAGCTACAGCAATGTAAGCATTGTAAGCACAAGCAGTAAATTGATTGACTTCCAAAAACTTCATACCGAAATTCAAGAATTCGGTGAAATGTTGCATTTATGCCAGGTCCAAACCCAGTAGGGAAAAGATGATGGCCCACAGATCCAAAAATCCTCACCTAAAACAACAATACTTCGCAATAAGATAATGCATAATTCTCCAGATAATGAACTTATAGATAAAAGAACAGGGATTATTATAGGCATTTACAGTTTGATGGGCCATTGAAACATGAATGCAGCAACCGTTTGTTCCGTCATAAAACATGTAGTGAGGCAGATCATGAAAGTCTTCACAGCTTGAACGAAATTCAGTAGAACCTTCATCAAAACTGTGGAAAGCAATCACATCTCCACGCATAGAGGTCAAGTTACCCTCAGGAAAGAGGCAATTAGAACCAGGAGGATCAGAAGACAGGCCACTTGCAGTCATTATGGCCTCAATGCCTGAAGAAAGACAAGAGTTCTCCTCTATATTTGTACCTCGACCAGGCACATTAAGGCCTTTCCCCAGTTCCTTGGTATTTATCTCAAAGAGACCTATTAAACTGGAAGAGACATGAAGATGGACATCTGAAACAGAAGAATCACTGGCAACCTTCAATAGCTGATCTGTTGGCAAGACTTCATCATCGCATAGAGAAGAATCACCTAATGAAGGATCATGTAATGATCTATCAGTTGTAAGAACCTCAGCAGAGAACGAAACTCTTCGCAAGTATGTTCCAGAACTCATAAGAACTTTAAAACCACTGAAATTATCATTCTTCTTAATATTACAGAAGGGGTCTTCCATATGGTGCTTCATTAAGTAAAAACCACCGATCTGCAACaactgaaattaaatgaaaaggaacacaatttattttttttttctatgagCAAAATCCCTGTAAGAACTATTCATAATCCATGCATTATGTGAATAACAGAAAAGGCTGAAGAGTAGGAACCTATAATACCTGATACTTCAAATCACTCTCAGATGTGAACTCCAGCAAAATTTTATCTGCACTTTCTTTGCAAACAACTGAAATCTTTGCATTGGCCTTTGTTCTATACAAAAACCCTGAactagtaaaaataaaattattaacacCTTGTATGGTAGCCAAGCATGGAATTTCATGAGAAAAACTCATTCTCGGACAACTCTGATCTCCACAGGTCTCCCTAGAAGAACAAGTGCTTTTTTCAGAGCTAGCAATGCCAAAATTGTCCTTGAAACCTGGACTCACACAACTAGATGCACAATCAGTCTTGTGCCTCTTCCTAGGAGCATGATCTAAGCAGTTACCACCTGTACAATCCCTTGAAACCTTATTTGGAAGCACAGTTCCATCTTTTCCAGCAAGAAACAAATACCATGGTAAGACTATAGCCTCAGCAAACACACTAGACCTCTTTGTTATCATTGAATCACCTCTAAACTGtgaaaacaaatataaaattgaaattagtATGTGATGGCATAACATTTATGACTAAGATAACATTAATACTGACTCTGAAGCCTTTGTTCGTCCTTCCAAGTTCAAATGTGATTAACAGAAGAAAATATACTTGAAGCAGCTTTTCCAAACAATTAGAACAACATGGATGCTTACCTTCTGCAGCAGAGGAAATTTGTGGGTTATGTGGATAAGATGGAATGTTCCGTTTCCAGTTTCATTTACTTCATCCTGACAGTCTAAAGATGGATAAAAGGGAAGATTTCTGCTCGTTGCATTGCATAGGTGAAAGTAGACAAACATTTTTAAGTTTCTTGTTCTTGTTGATGAAAAGCACTGGAAGATACTTCTGCATGAGAATGATTCATTACTAAATAACCATAAATGGTCTGATTCAGGTATGCCTTCCACAGTTAGACTATAATCAATTACctgaaaaaccaacaaaaaataGAGTGACTATAGAGACTTGGAATATGCTTCGAACCATGCATAATCCCTCCTAAACAGTACCATGCAGCTCAAGACAAGATGACAAAGAGCAtgtcaaaataaaatcaacagATATAACCTCAAATATGCTGTCGGGATTCCAATTTGATGGAAGGTCTGGTATAATAGCATCAATGCTACCAGTCGTGTCAACCAATTGCAATCTTCCAGATGATGGAGACACCTGTAGAGTTGAGAAAAAACCATGATTAGAATAATGAAAGCTAATATTCCACAAAATGTATCTTAAGCTATTAAAGTATGTTTGGTTTAATAGGAGTGGGGAGCTGAGAAGTATAGAGCATATATCAATTCTTAGTTTGGATAGCAAAAATGTGAAGAGATAACGGGAATTAGGGAAATTATCACTCATAATTTCTCTGCTAACCTGCCTTCAAGTCTCCCAAAAGTTGaaattgaagagaaatagAATAACAAttgtagcttttttttttaatttttcaaaataagcCCCTTAACTTCATATATAACATAAATAAGATATCACGTCGTAATAAGTTGCCTCAGTTCCATTCTCATTACTTGACTAGAATCCAAACAGCTGAAGCAAGATTTTATAGCACTTTAAACCACTTGCCACCATTTCTCTTTACTTTGTTTGCAACTTAAATTGCCAAATGCAGAGTGCAAAAACGTAATAAAGGAAGTATACAAAAATGCACACGGGTTTTAATACCCccatcaaaaatcaaaatcctaCGAGTAACTTATTGATCTTGtaagataaattttaataaatcagCAGCTAAGATTAGTTCTCTTTCCCTCTTCTATATGCAACTAGAACCGTCAGGCTAATATGCCCTCCATCACGCCACTACTACCTTCAGTGTTCACTTTTAGAACTAAATGACCATGTGCATTTGCCTGCATATGTACATACAAGCTAAATTACCAACCTTTAACCTTCCTACCAAAACGATGCCCAAGTCTTCACTCTGAAAAGTCTTCCTTTTTGATGGTGGATAAGATTTCCCTCCACATGACCTTGGGTGGACAATATCCAATTGTGACAGTGTCTTTATCCAAAGGGTCTCACAATGATGGATAAAACTGGAGATGGTTACCACCTAAAAATAACCACAAGACATAAAAAATCAATAGTTAATAGCTGTTGAGAAAACAAACTAGCcacaaaaatataattcaatTGGACATTTGAAAAGCTAATGTAAGCTATTTCACATCTATTCCAACAAATAAGCAAGGCCTAGGCTTACCAGCTTCAGGTTGCCATGATATGGTTCAGAAGCACAGCCACATGATTCATGTTTATTGAATTCCATTAACACTCCGTGCTGCCAAAGCAAACTCATTACAAGATGATAATGGAATCACCAGCATAGCAATGTAATCACAATATCAACACAAATTTACTGATTTACCCGTGCTCGAAACACTGACGAAGGTAAATGTGAGCTAGCAAACATTTGAGCAAGTCCTTTCTTCTGAAAATACCTTGAAACTATCCAAGTCAGATCAGCAGTAAACTATTATAATGATTGTTGAAAAGAACTATAAGATTTGACATAAAACTGTAAACTCCATGCCTGTCAAAAATAACACATGAAGGTAAGCAAGTTAATTACATGTTTTGATCCCAAAATCTTCTTTCCGGATAAGATCCCAGAGAACTTTTTCTGGAAACATGAAACAAGAAGTAGTACCCTGAAACCCAAAAACTCAGCAAATAATATAGAAAATCATGCACCTTAAACCAGTAAATCAAACCATAATTATCTCCAAAAAGCTAGAAGTATCCATACCACAGCCTGGTAGAAAATGCTAAAGACTCAATGAACTTCCCCAACTGGCTCTCTGATTGTGAAACTATAAGACACCTGCAGCATACAGTTGAATTACTTTTCATGCATGTGGGTCATCCTTTCAGGTCTCAAGCACATCAAATACCTTCATTGAATCATCCATCTTTGAACTGGTAAAGCCAGCATACAAATGggtaaaagaataaagaatgCAATATTCAATTACTATAGAAATTCCCAAAAGAATAAAGACTGTAGCATTGCCAAAAATGATAACAGACAACAGTCAATGACAATTTATTCAATGAGCTATATACCCTGTCTCTAATGGTGAGAATGATTCTACTTTGATGCTTGTCCTGAAGCAAGCCCCAAGAACAAGCAATTTTGCCcaagaaaattttggattcACAAAATGGACATTTCTAACAGAAATCTGCTcataagaaacaaagaaatggTTAAAAATAAACAGTGCTACCACTCAACCAGCAGAAGATTATCATAATAAAACAATAActgaataaaatgaaaattttacttaCAACAGCCCCCACCCTAAGGCCATGCGGTGGCTTGAGTAGCTGATCAGTTAGTAAAAGCCACACTTCTTTATCCAGCTCAACTACCATCCCTTGCATATACACATTATTGACAATGCCAGTATAAGAACCACACTCACCATTTCCCTTTACAACATTTCTAGGAAAGGGTACGCATTTCTTCAACAATCTAGGCAAATGCAAAACAGAGTTCTCCGCAACAACAAACATCAAATCAGACTCCTTCCCCATGAAAATCAACTTCTTCTTCAATCCCGAGATCGTGACAACATTCCCAATAAGCTTAGTCATTGCAGGATGCCAACACCAAGCAGACTCACAAAAATACACAACCACCGGTTCAGTAAAAGAATGGCAATCCGGTCCTTGATATAAAACCCCAACAGACTCTTTAGACTCACACAATTTGCATTCGCAAGCCATGATTCTCACAAGAAAACCTCGAAGATTCATTGAATTGCACGAATTTGATTCATTAAATGAACATGGAACAACAAAAACAGGGCTAACTGATTCTAATCTGCCGTTAATTTGATAGGATTTAGAATTGCGAGGTTTGGATTCACTAGAACCCGAACCTAACGGAAACGAATCAATTATTAAGCCGGAACATTGACTGAGACCGTGACTCCAATCTGGAAACTCCCATTTAACAATTTCCAAGAATCCGCCAGTAAGATGCTTAGAATGAATGAAATTCCAGGTAAGAACGTGAATTTTCTTACCGATGATACGGAGATCCAGTCCGACTATGTCGCAGCAGATGGCAGAGGAGTCGTCGGAGAATTCGAGGCAATTTTGTTGGGGACATTTTAGGGTTAAGGTTGGGAGAGTTAGTGTTCCAACAAGAATAGCCGCGTCTCCCAACAGGGTAAGGGCATTACGATTCGTATTAGGGTTTGGAGTGGAAGGCCCAGGGGGCGGTTGAGGGCTTCGATGAGAGATGATCGGAGGGCTGGGAGATGATGATCCGGTGTGGGAACGACCGTGCCGGAGTAGATCGGAGACCGTGATGATTTTCACGTCCTCCATTTGGATGTGGTTCTCATGTTAATGTTTGGACAATGAAATGGACCTCTCAGTTTATCTTCTAGGGTTTTATAGCTGTCGAGAAACAAAATGAGCGGGGAAAAACCTTTTTCCCGCCTCAAGTgcgaatttttttattagggTCAGTGACCCGACCCGTTGGGATTCTGTTCggataaatcatttgaaatttattttcatttacaaCTAAACCGatcattaataatatattttttaaacataatataaatatatacaatatattttatataaatattattcatatataatataaatattaataattttttataatattgtatacataatctaaaatactaaaaataatcaaaCCAATCTAATTTTTCAATAGCCAAGTACATATTATTTCAATAATCTTacattattaaatatttatagaaattttgataaaaacgTAAGAGATTACTATATAAAGACCTACTCATATTACGGATAATGATTATCCAAAAAGtttaaaagtatttaatatttcaataacCCTAATCTTGACCTTATCATATGATCAGTGGGaaggaatttcaatttcacAGATACAGGAAGTAAGTTTTTACAAATCCTTTGAATGTTGCAGCCTGTGTAATCCTAGAGATGAACTCATTCTATTGATACAAGCCCCAACCataaaagaatgagaaaattagCAGCTTAACAAATAACAGCTGAGAGGATTAAACAACTAAGAGAACTCTCTGTATTTACAGAACATGTATCAGAGCCATGGGAAATGGTAGACAAATCAAGTCACCAAACCTCAAGATGGCATTGCCAAAAATTCTCAGCTAGAAACTTGCCAGTTTCTCCAAGCTATGCACATGGGGAGTCTTGCTGGTTTCAGATGTGTGGGACTTCTTTCCCTTGAGTCCTCCCCAGAGCACATGGATGATTGTTCACTGTGCCAAGGGGCATGTTGCTGGAGACGTGTGAAGAAGGGCTGAAACTATGTGAACCACGGATCAGTCCCGTTGCAGATGTGTAAGTGGAGACCTCGAGAGTGGAAAAGATGAGATGATGAGATGCCGCAGCACAGTTTATAGTTTTGGTGCTGAAGGATTGGCCAGTCTCACTGAATGAagatagagaaagaaaaacaatgttTATATATCATGAAGCCAGATCATATAGTCCTGCATGAGTGAAACTAATGATTCgacaaatatttatatgatgaATATTCTAGAGTGGAATGTATGTGAATATACACATCATATACCTATTATATGGCAATTTCCCATTCGTGACCCTTGTGCCCAGGGAAGTAGTCATCAATTCAATTTTATGTGTAGGGCAGCTTCTCGGACTATGTGGTTTATCCTTTGTGACCATAGACATAGTATCAGTGTACTAGTAACATTTGCATTTCAGTGCAAGATGACAATGTTACTTTGGAGCTCATGAATGGGTCCAAAAACAAAGAATCACTCATTGGTGCTTACCATTACATTCATTCTAGAAAATGCCTGCATGATGGCCGATCCATTTTGATCAGCTGAATTTCGTACAAAAGGATGCTCAAGTAACATAACAGCTGATGGTCGCTCTGCAGGATTTCTTCGAAAGCAACAATGCAGAAAATCCTTCCCTTCCAGAGATAAGGCTTCTGGTATTGGCGGGCTTCTGTTCAATACCTTGAACATAGCTTGAGGCTGATTGATACAAAATGACAGTCAAAACATTAATATAAAACCCTTTGTATAAACGTTTATAcaaaaaattctcaattttgaAGAATCCAGTCTACAATAAATGAAAAGCAAAGTTTAAAAAGAGGCATGATCAAATAAAAGTTTGAACATGGGCTCACCCCTTCAAGCTCACTCCATGGAGGTTTACCATTAAACATCTCAATGATGGTACAACCCAGGCTCCATATGTCAACAGCCAGAGCAAGATTTGGGTTGGCATCTTTCTGCATAACGGCTTTTATGACCTGCAATAGAATAACAACAGTAAAGAAAAGGAATCAAAACACGAAAGGATAAAATATGTACAATTTACAGTAATGTGAATCACCTCAGGAGCCATCCAGTATGGACTGCCCTTCAAAGACAGCTCGTATGATAGTCCTGTAAGctggaa from the Theobroma cacao cultivar B97-61/B2 chromosome 8, Criollo_cocoa_genome_V2, whole genome shotgun sequence genome contains:
- the LOC18591268 gene encoding CST complex subunit CTC1 isoform X3, with product MEDVKIITVSDLLRHGRSHTGSSSPSPPIISHRSPQPPPGPSTPNPNTNRNALTLLGDAAILVGTLTLPTLTLKCPQQNCLEFSDDSSAICCDIVGLDLRIIGKKIHVLTWNFIHSKHLTGGFLEIVKWEFPDWSHGLSQCSGLIIDSFPLGSGSSESKPRNSKSYQINGRLESVSPVFVVPCSFNESNSCNSMNLRGFLVRIMACECKLCESKESVGVLYQGPDCHSFTEPVVVYFCESAWCWHPAMTKLIGNVVTISGLKKKLIFMGKESDLMFVVAENSVLHLPRLLKKCVPFPRNVVKGNGECGSYTGIVNNVYMQGMVVELDKEVWLLLTDQLLKPPHGLRVGAVISVRNVHFVNPKFSWAKLLVLGACFRTSIKVESFSPLETGCLIVSQSESQLGKFIESLAFSTRLWVLLLVSCFQKKFSGILSGKKILGSKHKKGLAQMFASSHLPSSVFRARHGVLMEFNKHESCGCASEPYHGNLKLVVTISSFIHHCETLWIKTLSQLDIVHPRSCGGKSYPPSKRKTFQSEDLGIVLVGRLKVSPSSGRLQLVDTTGSIDAIIPDLPSNWNPDSIFEVIDYSLTVEGIPESDHLWLFSNESFSCRSIFQCFSSTRTRNLKMFVYFHLCNATSRNLPFYPSLDCQDEVNETGNGTFHLIHITHKFPLLQKFRGDSMITKRSSVFAEAIVLPWYLFLAGKDGTVLPNKVSRDCTGGNCLDHAPRKRHKTDCASSCVSPGFKDNFGIASSEKSTCSSRETCGDQSCPRMSFSHEIPCLATIQGVNNFIFTSSGFLYRTKANAKISVVCKESADKILLEFTSESDLKYQLLQIGGFYLMKHHMEDPFCNIKKNDNFSGFKVLMSSGTYLRRVSFSAEVLTTDRSLHDPSLGDSSLCDDEVLPTDQLLKVASDSSVSDVHLHVSSSLIGLFEINTKELGKGLNVPGRGTNIEENSCLSSGIEAIMTASGLSSDPPGSNCLFPEGNLTSMRGDVIAFHSFDEGSTEFRSSCEDFHDLPHYMFYDGTNGCCIHVSMAHQTVRIFGSVGHHLFPTGFGPGINATFHRILEFRGQNTLMLTPVSVIVINSIRTINEAYRKKCFNLWSSSFMHKAPSTKLVASSGLISELIQCSSGNLNQFRCRVVAVHVLVLEKRKRKCNDLKSNMHSRPLSVDIPLACFVLDDGSSSCCCWANAERAATLLRLHELPPSAFEASGCIGKWVGMQNISRTSTMYRLERILEKHDRITVKNTRSICDSFDQDFSVSVSSGRVLTGSTEDLDFLISVIFNACINTFWTVVAGVMDSNAVSLLKEHLVEMEMPMPPMQNLWATEVCYVNQLAEARDMIQKLVKRCICCSSCVCC
- the LOC18591268 gene encoding CST complex subunit CTC1 isoform X4, with protein sequence MEDVKIITVSDLLRHGRSHTGSSSPSPPIISHRSPQPPPGPSTPNPNTNRNALTLLGDAAILVGTLTLPTLTLKCPQQNCLEFSDDSSAICCDIVGLDLRIIGKKIHVLTWNFIHSKHLTGGFLEIVKWEFPDWSHGLSQCSGLIIDSFPLGSGSSESKPRNSKSYQINGRLESVSPVFVVPCSFNESNSCNSMNLRGFLVRIMACECKLCESKESVGVLYQGPDCHSFTEPVVVYFCESAWCWHPAMTKLIGNVVTISGLKKKLIFMGKESDLMFVVAENSVLHLPRLLKKCVPFPRNVVKGNGECGSYTGIVNNVYMQGMVVELDKEVWLLLTDQLLKPPHGLRVGAVISVRNVHFVNPKFSWAKLLVLGACFRTSIKVESFSPLETGCLIVSQSESQLGKFIESLAFSTRLWVLLLVSCFQKKFSGILSGKKILGSKHKKGLAQMFASSHLPSSVFRARHGVLMEFNKHESCGCASEPYHGNLKLVVTISSFIHHCETLWIKTLSQLDIVHPRSCGGKSYPPSKRKTFQSEDLGIVLVGRLKVSPSSGRLQLVDTTGSIDAIIPDLPSNWNPDSIFEVIDYSLTVEGIPESDHLWLFSNESFSCRSIFQCFSSTRTRNLKMFVYFHLCNATSRNLPFYPSLDCQDEVNETGNGTFHLIHITHKFPLLQKFRGDSMITKRSSVFAEAIVLPWYLFLAGKDGTVLPNKVSRDCTGGNCLDHAPRKRHKTDCASSCVSPGFKDNFGIASSEKSTCSSRETCGDQSCPRMSFSHEIPCLATIQGVNNFIFTSSGFLYRTKANAKISVVCKESADKILLEFTSESDLKYQLLQIGGFYLMKHHMEDPFCNIKKNDNFSGFKVLMSSGTYLRRVSFSAEVLTTDRSLHDPSLGDSSLCDDEVLPTDQLLKVASDSSVSDVHLHVSSSLIGLFEINTKELGKGLNVPGRGTNIEENSCLSSGIEAIMTASGLSSDPPGSNCLFPEGNLTSMRGDVIAFHSFDEGSTEFRSSCEDFHDLPHYMFYDGTNGCCIHVSMAHQTVRIFGSVGHHLFPTGFGPGINATFHRILEFRGQNTLMLTPVSVIVINSIRTINEAYRKKCFNLWSSSFMHKAPSTKLVASSGLISELIQCSSGNLNQFRCRVVAVHVLVLEKRKRKCNDLKSNMHSRPLSVDIPLACFVLDDGSSSCCCWANAERAATLLRLHELPPSAFEASGCIGKWVGMQNISRTSTMYRLERILEKHDRITVKNTRSICDSFDQDFSVSVSSGRVLTGSTEDLDFLISVIFNACINTFWTVVAGVMDSNAVSLLKEHLVEMEMPMPPMQNLWATEVCYVNQLAEARDMIQKLVKR